In the Sarcophilus harrisii chromosome 3, mSarHar1.11, whole genome shotgun sequence genome, one interval contains:
- the RBM43 gene encoding RNA-binding protein 43: MTSIQNVKEPEAYERTIVVSNVPVENVSDEAMADILRNYFEKANNKDGKIENITYPTNIKGVAFVTFKEIKAAENVLKKEKHCLIEEKLLPTCLTVSHFSENVIRCVFVHLDLSIFGKRVILENLVTELKEKIPSLKFYPVQTNGIVGVKGSFLAIKKLKEVLLLWASSLHGNDINWFSLRKKKKTKSLPEWSTSVSSIQSAMPNTTENEEIIVIDTDVFKYMKYGNQMYEKALKDFNIVSQEIVDDEITTICLRCSDSHSDYLKKLKNLIEEFSYSLSLELRKETLSFDEKDMNKEKQIKLACQVLEPQYPQILVEYNSKHIDILGNSSDVYQFKKLVIKSAREKDNFRKHYYTN; this comes from the exons ACATCAATTCAAAATGTTAAGGAACCTGAAGCATATGAAAGAACAATTGTGGTTTCTAATGTTCCAGTTGAAAATGTTAGTGATGAAGCCATGGCAGATATTCTAAGGAATTATTTCGAGAAGGCTAAtaacaaagatggaaaaatagaaaatataacataTCCAACAAATATCAAAGGAGTTGCATTTGTGACATTCAAGGAAATAAAAg CTGCTGAGAATGTCCTTAAAAAGGAGAAACACTGTCTAATAGAGGAGAAGTTACTTCCAACTTGCCTCACTGTATCTCATTTCAGTGAAAAT gtCATTCGTTGTGTTTTTGTTCATCTTGATTTATCCATTTTTGGAAAGAGAGTTATTCTAGAAAATCTGGTGACTGAACTTAAGGAAAAAATCCCATCCTTGAAATTCTACCCTGTGCAAACTAATGGGATAGTTGGTGTTAAAGGGTCATTTTTAGCCATCAAGAAGCTAAAGGAAGTTTTGTTGTTATGGGCCAGTTCTCTTCATGGAAATGACATTAATTGGTTCAgtctgagaaaaaagaagaaaacaaaaagccttCCAGAATGGAGCACATCTGTATCATCAATCCAGTCTGCAATGCCAAATACCACTGAAAACGAAGAGATAATTGTCATTGATACAGATGTATTTAAATACATGAAGTATGGTAACCAAATGTATGAAAAGgctttaaaagattttaatattGTGAGTCAAGAGATAGTTGATGATGAAATCACCACAATATGTTTAAGGTGTTCTGATTCTCATTCTGATTATTTGAAAAAACTAAAGAATTTAATTGAGGAATTTTCATACTCTCTTTCTCTTGAGCTTCGAAAAGAGACATTGTCTTTTGAtgaaaaggatatgaataaggaGAAGCAGATTAAGTTAGCATGTCAAGTTTTGGAGCCACAGTATCCCCAGATTCTAGTTGAATATAATTCTAAGCATATTGATATCTTAGGGAATTCTAGTGATGTCTATCAATTCAAAAAACTTGTCATAAAGTCTGCAAGGGAAAAAGATAACTTCAGAAAGCACTATTATACTAACTAA